The genomic stretch GAGGTGGAGGGCATGGCCACGGCCATCCCCTTCCACCGCGCGGTGGTCGTCGATCCTGCTTTCACGGCCGATCCGTTCACGATCCACACCCGTTGGATCGAGACCGAGTTCGTCAACGAGATCCCGGCGTTCGTGGTCCCCTCCGCGGACGACTCCGAGGACGAGCCGGGCCGCGAGACCGTGGTCGTCGAGGTCGGCGGCAAGCGTCTGGAGGTCTCGCTGCCGCCGTCGCTGGGCATGACCCTGGCCCGTACGGCGGCCGCGGGCGGCGCGAGGCCCAAGCGTCGTGCGGCGCAGAAGTCCGGGCCGGCGGCTTCGGGGGACACGCTGGCCTCGCCCATGCAGGGCACGATCGTGAAGGTCGCGGTCGAGGAGGGGCAGCAGGTCAATGAGGGTGACCTGGTCGTTGTCCTCGAGGCCATGAAGATGGAACAGCCGTTGAACGCGCATCGTTCGGGCACGGTCGTGGGGCTCGCGGCGGAGGTCGGAGCGTCGCTCACCTCCGGCGCGGCCATCTGCGAGATCAAGGACTGACCTCCTGGTCGGGGCCCCGGGCGCGGGGGCGTTCGCCGCTGCGCGGGGCGAGGTCCCCTACCCGCCCTTCCACCGTTCCCAGGGCTCCGCCCTGACCCGGTCCTCAAGCGCCGGACGGGCTGAAAGGCCCCTGGGGCTCCGCCCCAGACCCCGGTCCTCAAACGCCGGACGGCTGGATTTGGCTGCGCGGGGACGAGTAACGTGCCTGATCATGCTCGCTATACGGTTCGACCGGTTCGGCGGTCCCGAGGTGCTCATGGCCGTCGATGTGCCCGCCCCGGTTCCCGGGCCCGGCGAGGTGCTGATCACCGTGGAGGCGGCCGGCGTCAACTTCGCCGACACGTTCCAGGTGGACGGGTCCTACCTCTCCCCCGGCCTGCTGCCCCACATCCCCGGCAGCGAGGTCGTCGGCCGGACCGAGGACGGACGCCGGGTCCTCGCCAAGGTCACCCACGGGTACGCGGAACAGGTGGTCGCCCCGGAGTCGGCCCTGGTGGAGATCCCCGAGGAACTGGACGCCTCCCGGGCTCTCGCCCTGCTGATGCAGGGGGTCACCGCCTGGCACCTGCTGCGCTCCGCCGCCTGGTTGCGACCCGGTGAGAGCGTCGTCGTGCACTCCGCCGCGGGCGGCGTGGGCAGCCTCGCGGTCCAGTTGGCCCGGGAGTTCGGGGCGGGCCGCGTCCTGGCGCAGGCGTCCACGCCGGAGAAGGAGCGGATCGCCTTGGATCTGGGCGCCGACGAGGTCGCCCGGTATCCGCTGGCGCTGCGTGCGGACGTGATCCTGGACGCGGCCGGCGGCAGCCTCTTCGACCACGCGCTCGGCTCCCTCGCCGACTTCGGCCGACTCGTCACCTACGGCAACGCGTCCCGTACCGCGTTCGCCGCGCTCGACCCGGCACGGCTGAGCCGGCTCAACGCCGCCGTCGTCGGCTTCTGGCTGCGGCCCACGCTGGCTCGTCCGGGGGCCCTGCGCGAGCCGTTGGAGGAGCTCTTCGCGCTCACCCTCCAGGGGCGGCTGCGTCCGGTGACCGGCGCCGACTACCCGCTCGCCGAGGCCCGTACGGCCCACACCGACCTGCGGGAGCGCCGTACGACGGGCAAGGTCGTGCTCCGGCCCTGAAAGC from Streptomyces sp. NBC_01264 encodes the following:
- a CDS encoding quinone oxidoreductase family protein, giving the protein MLAIRFDRFGGPEVLMAVDVPAPVPGPGEVLITVEAAGVNFADTFQVDGSYLSPGLLPHIPGSEVVGRTEDGRRVLAKVTHGYAEQVVAPESALVEIPEELDASRALALLMQGVTAWHLLRSAAWLRPGESVVVHSAAGGVGSLAVQLAREFGAGRVLAQASTPEKERIALDLGADEVARYPLALRADVILDAAGGSLFDHALGSLADFGRLVTYGNASRTAFAALDPARLSRLNAAVVGFWLRPTLARPGALREPLEELFALTLQGRLRPVTGADYPLAEARTAHTDLRERRTTGKVVLRP